A stretch of the Aulosira sp. FACHB-615 genome encodes the following:
- a CDS encoding KGK domain-containing protein, with protein sequence MRDGIVLSDSDVVSIPRPADASIYNFGLKSTFKAGELIEAARSWIAKSGHETCSYSTWLRLDGLRCDVLSPSGGGWKSGRVRFRIEFIPDEPETKPDEPISPLADLRADLDIEPSS encoded by the coding sequence ATGCGTGATGGAATTGTCTTGAGCGACAGTGATGTTGTCTCAATTCCTCGTCCTGCCGATGCTTCAATCTACAATTTTGGTCTGAAGTCAACTTTTAAGGCTGGCGAACTAATTGAAGCGGCCAGGTCGTGGATTGCGAAATCAGGACATGAAACTTGTTCTTACTCTACGTGGTTGAGATTGGATGGACTCAGATGTGATGTTTTAAGTCCTAGCGGTGGTGGATGGAAATCTGGTAGGGTTCGGTTTCGGATTGAATTTATTCCCGATGAGCCAGAAACTAAGCCCGATGAGCCAATCTCGCCTTTGGCTGATTTACGTGCAGATTTAGACATAGAGCCTTCCTCGTAA
- a CDS encoding DnaB-like helicase N-terminal domain-containing protein encodes MIQNSTLAALPPSNIDVEIALLGSILLDSNAIYQVAETLPPEAFYVESHREIYKAALALYKKQQPVVLATVTNYLADNDLLQKVGGRNKLAILFDSCVSSANVEAYADLLIEKHIRRQLVSLSTEVEVKAFETEKPLSWILENLEQRLLKITQLRNAKGKGYWQKVDDVAFERLCKELDEVEAIENTAQRDWLMKKLAKKWKFSNKKELLDFHAKWLDSKSKTKTYTSKEYFEKYGLSEQDWLIPGFVPAESVIVLYADGGVGKTRLAFSLAKSAVTGGVFAYEGTEFTAMNTLLIETDQGPRITSKLLEMQELIEDGEQRLHICDEWSVGEFGKLKAMLKQHHPKLVIIDSLTSISVDSLYSENEAEYARPLVRLRHVAKEFGCSFLVIHHSNANGDMRGSRAIRNTVDEVWKFTKTQNEIETYNVLTIDKTRSRAPGSYKFTYDDESWGWKFGGRVEDNTIALGAESQSTSIMTKCIQYLKQNRGIPYESGEVAEALGLNRDSVRRDLKRAVNEGLVNSGRSQSNKRALVYYVGTRMKSKENITTDQLINGSDQPLITSSARQDEGYRLSDQVINENPKFLNEAEKKFADQIDQLITSPSNPDTSTKLSDQPEVITSDQLITSVDHLSHSVTIPEPPKIDAPLSKPIHHKNIEEGNVYLSWSLGKQVKVKKIYPSVKKADVFQPKEVEPIKLPLADLFPLPDDDWKPNTGKLAMYGGELVAVVGFRNNGREFQIEFKSGRLDYAKAKQLAKPEL; translated from the coding sequence ATGATACAAAATTCTACGCTTGCTGCACTACCTCCGAGCAATATTGATGTTGAGATAGCACTATTAGGTTCTATTTTACTAGATTCTAATGCTATTTATCAAGTAGCTGAAACTCTTCCCCCAGAAGCATTTTATGTTGAATCTCATAGAGAAATATACAAAGCTGCATTAGCTTTGTATAAGAAACAACAACCAGTAGTATTGGCGACTGTCACCAACTATTTAGCAGATAATGATTTACTACAAAAAGTTGGTGGGCGAAATAAATTAGCTATTCTTTTCGATAGCTGTGTTTCTAGTGCAAACGTCGAAGCTTACGCTGATTTACTCATAGAGAAACATATTAGAAGGCAGTTAGTAAGCCTCAGTACGGAAGTTGAAGTCAAAGCTTTTGAAACAGAAAAACCACTGTCATGGATTCTTGAAAACCTCGAACAAAGATTACTTAAAATTACTCAGTTACGGAATGCTAAGGGTAAGGGGTACTGGCAGAAAGTTGATGACGTAGCTTTTGAGCGATTGTGTAAAGAATTAGATGAAGTAGAGGCAATTGAAAATACTGCTCAACGTGACTGGTTAATGAAAAAACTAGCCAAAAAGTGGAAGTTTAGTAATAAGAAAGAATTATTGGATTTTCACGCTAAATGGTTGGACAGCAAGAGTAAAACAAAAACTTACACCAGTAAAGAATACTTCGAGAAGTACGGATTGTCAGAACAAGATTGGTTGATTCCTGGTTTCGTTCCCGCCGAATCAGTCATTGTTTTATATGCCGATGGTGGTGTTGGTAAAACCCGGCTGGCTTTCAGCTTGGCTAAAAGTGCTGTTACTGGTGGCGTGTTTGCATACGAGGGGACAGAGTTCACCGCGATGAATACCTTACTAATTGAAACTGACCAAGGGCCACGCATCACTTCTAAGCTTTTGGAGATGCAAGAGTTAATTGAAGATGGCGAACAACGTTTACACATTTGTGATGAGTGGTCAGTCGGTGAATTTGGCAAACTCAAAGCCATGCTCAAGCAGCATCACCCCAAATTAGTGATCATCGACTCGCTGACCTCCATCAGTGTTGACAGCCTTTACTCAGAAAATGAGGCTGAGTACGCCCGTCCTTTAGTCAGACTGCGCCACGTTGCCAAAGAATTTGGCTGTAGTTTCCTGGTGATTCACCACTCCAACGCCAATGGCGATATGAGAGGAAGCAGGGCAATTAGAAACACAGTTGATGAGGTGTGGAAGTTCACCAAAACTCAGAACGAAATTGAAACCTACAACGTTTTGACCATCGACAAAACCCGTAGCCGCGCCCCAGGCAGTTACAAGTTCACCTACGATGATGAGTCCTGGGGCTGGAAGTTTGGCGGACGGGTTGAAGATAACACGATCGCTCTTGGGGCTGAAAGCCAAAGCACGAGCATCATGACCAAATGTATTCAGTACCTCAAACAAAATCGGGGCATCCCTTACGAATCAGGCGAAGTGGCTGAAGCGTTGGGACTAAACCGCGATTCGGTAAGGCGTGACCTCAAACGCGCTGTTAATGAAGGGCTAGTAAACTCTGGTAGAAGCCAATCAAATAAACGTGCTTTAGTTTACTATGTCGGTACTAGGATGAAATCTAAAGAAAATATTACAACTGATCAACTGATCAATGGAAGTGATCAACCACTGATCACTTCCTCCGCTAGACAGGATGAGGGATACAGGCTATCTGATCAAGTGATCAATGAAAATCCAAAATTTTTAAATGAAGCAGAAAAAAAATTTGCTGATCAGATTGATCAGTTGATCACTTCGCCCTCAAATCCAGATACATCAACAAAACTATCTGATCAACCGGAAGTGATCACTTCTGATCAGTTGATCACTTCCGTTGATCACTTGTCACATTCCGTTACAATTCCCGAACCACCAAAAATAGATGCCCCTTTGTCAAAACCAATACACCATAAAAATATTGAAGAGGGCAATGTTTACCTGTCTTGGTCGCTGGGTAAACAAGTCAAAGTCAAGAAAATATATCCGTCGGTTAAAAAGGCTGATGTGTTTCAACCGAAAGAAGTCGAGCCGATTAAACTGCCACTAGCCGACTTATTCCCGTTACCTGATGACGATTGGAAACCCAATACAGGGAAGCTGGCAATGTATGGTGGTGAACTGGTGGCGGTTGTTGGTTTCCGAAATAATGGCAGAGAATTTCAGATTGAGTTTAAGTCTGGGCGGCTGGATTATGCCAAAGCCAAGCAACTTGCC